A portion of the Pagrus major chromosome 8, Pma_NU_1.0 genome contains these proteins:
- the LOC141001788 gene encoding neuroepithelial cell-transforming gene 1 protein-like: MEENEEMSGGTVENKKHKLRRMSSRTSITSVISASEPSPQTLRRNNSKKPPLQRGSSFTFLTPGTPWDFSLKRKRKEKEDDTVSLSSFDLKEPSNKRVRPLAKVSSLVNLISPSKNGAVRRFGQTIQSMSLRDTKSPGMSRKAGSKTAGPTPTKRRNSTLWSETLDVHQKSTFSTKEIKRQEAIYELYRGEQDLIEDLQLARKAYHDPMLKLSIITEEELAHIFGDLDAYIPLHEDLMMKLTEETGPDGTVAQIGQIVIDWLPGLNAYKDYCSNQLAAKALLDQKKQDKRVQDFLQRCLESPFSRKLDLWSFLDIPRSRLVKYPLLLREILRHTPPDHPDVASLERAITIIQEILSDINIRKGESECQYYIDKLEYLDDRQRDPLIDNCKILLCHGELRNKSGSRLHVFLFSELLVLTRPVTRNDRSCFQVYRQPIPVRDLALEDLQDGEIRMGGSFRGAFTTGEKAKNVFRVSSLDPSHGQSHTLHVNDVYHKQQWLNCLRTAMTQQQGAPPRAQQGGAVRAKRRSSTISTTSTISDEETDENCPPISGPKLRPQTLSKTRLDQKLQGSLKRKETGV, from the exons atggaagaaaatgaagaaatgagCGGAGGGACGGTGGAGAACAAAAAGCATAAACTGCGCAGGATGTCATCGAGGACGTCCATTACAAGCGTCATCAGCGCTTCAGAGCCCTCTCCTCAGACACTACGGAGAAATAACTCCAAGAA ACCTCCACTGCAGAGAGGAAGCTCCTTCACATTTCTCACTCCTGGGACTCCATGGGACTTCAGTCTA AAGAGAAAGCGCAAAGAGAAGGAGGACGAcacagtcagtctgtccagctTCGACCTCAAG GAGCCCAGTAACAAGCGCGTGCGACCACTGGCCAAAGTTTCATCCCTCGTTAACTTGATCTCGCCTTCGAAGAATGGAGCAGTGCGGCGCTTTGGCCAAACCATCCAG TCAATGTCGTTACGTGACACCAAGTCACCAGGGATGTCCCGGAAAGCCGGCAGCAAGACAGCAGGTCCCACTCCCACTAAACGCAGGAATAGCACGTTGTGGTCGGAGACACTGGATGTGCATCAAAAGAGCACATTCTCCACCAAAGAGATCAAGAGACAAGAG GCAATTTATGAGCTTTACAGGGGAGAACAGGATCTCATCGAAGATCTCCAACTTGCACGAAAG GCATACCATGATCCAATGCTAAAGCTCTCTATCATTACGGAGGAGGAACTAGCTCACATATTTGGTGACCTGGATGCATACATCCCCTTACATGAGG aTTTAATGATGAAACTGACGGAGGAAACTGGCCCCGATGGAACAGTAGCTCAGATCGGACAGATAGTTATAGACTGG CTGCCTGGTCTGAACGCCTACAAAGATTACTGCAGCAACCAGCTTGCAGCCAAAGCCCTGCTGGACCAGAAAAAGCAGGACAAGCGAGTGCAGGACTTCCTGCAGCGCTGCCTGGAGTCGCCCTTCAGCAGGAAGCTCGACCTCTGGAGCTTCTTGGACATCCCACGATCACGCCTGGTGAAATACCCACTGCTGCTGCGAGAGATCCTCAGACACACTCCTCCTGATCACCCAGACGTAGCCAGTCTGGAAAGAGCT ATCACTATAATCCAGGAGATTCTGTCTGACATCAACATAAGAAAAGGGGAGTCTGAGTGTCAGTATTATATAGACAAACTGGAGTATCTGGATGATAGGCAGCGCGACCCTCTTATAGACAACTGTAAGATTCTACTTTGTCATGGAGAGCTGCGGAACAAGAGTGGCTCG aGGCTGCATGTCTTCCTCTTTTCCGAGCTCTTGGTTCTGACCCGACCAGTGACCCGCAACGACAGGAGCTGCTTCCAGGTGTATCGACAGCCCATCCCAGTTCGGGATTTGGCTCTAGAGGACCTGCAGGATGGAGAGATCCGTATGGGAGGGTCCTTCAGAGGGGCTTTCACCACTGGAGAGAAAG CTAAGAACGTTTTTCGTGTAAGCTCTCTGGATCCATCCCACGGCCAGTCCCACACCCTGCATGTCAACGATGTCTACCACAAACAGCAGTGGCTCAACTGTCTGCGCACCGCAATGACCCAACAGCAGGGGGCTCCACCAAGAGCTCAGCAGGGAGGAGCTGTCAGAGCCAAGCGTCGCTCCTCCACcatctccaccacctccaccatctCTGACGAGGAGACAGACGAGAACTGCCCGCCCATATCTGGCCCTAAACTCCGGCCTCAGACTCTCTCCAAAACCAGACTGGACCAGAAGTTACAAGGCTCACTAAAGAGGAAGGAGACCGGAGTGTAG
- the asb13b gene encoding ankyrin repeat and SOCS box protein 13, translated as MEITRTRPSLYGEIAHGLGFWTDRSAVHEAAAQGRALQLQQLIEGGAAVNIVAVDSITPLHEACIQGQTQCVRLLLDAGAQVDARNIDGSTPLCDACAAGSLECVKLLLEYGATVNPPLFTFSPLHEACMGGNSDCVQLMIDQGAFMEAHDCHYGTPLHVACARQHYDCAKVLLNAGANVNAAKLHETALHHAAKTKNIDLIELLVEFGGSVYARDNLNKKPINYTSLGSPSYLCLEFYENTPLSLQQISRVALRGTLGKRACEVVSKLGLPNRIISFLSYIPPPVIEI; from the exons ATGGAGATCACTCGGACCAGACCGTCCTTGTATGGAGAAATCG CTCATGGTCTTGGATTCTGGACAGACCGGTCAGCAGTGCATGAGGCAGCTGCACAGGGCAGGgccctgcagctgcagcagctgatagAGGGAGGTGCAGCAGTTAACATCGTGGCAGTCGACTCCATCACCCCCCTGCATGAGGCGTGTATACAGGGACAGACCCAGTGTGTCAGGCTGCTGCTGGACGCTGGTGCACAG GTGGATGCTCGTAACATCGATGGCAGCACTCCGCTGTGTGATGCCTGTGCTGCTGGTAGCCTGGAgtgtgtgaagctgctgctggagtaTGGAGCAACAGTTAATCCACCACTGTTTACCTTCTCGCCTCTTCATGAGGCTTGCATGGGAG GTAATTCAGATTGTGTTCAGCTCATGATTGATCAGGGAGCTTTCATGGAGGCTCATGACTGCCACTACGGGACACCGCTTCATGTAGCCTGTGCAAGGCAACATTATGACTGCGCTAAAGTTCTCCTCAATGCCG GGGCAAATGTGAATGCTGCCAAGCTGCATGAGACGGCCCTTCATCATGCAGCTAAGACGAAGAACATTGACTTGATTGAGCTACTTGTGGAGTTTGGGGGGAGCGTGTACGCCAGAGATAACCTGAACAAAAAACCCATCAACTACACCAGTCTGGGATCTCCTTCTTATCTCTGCCTTGAGTTCTATGAGA atACCCCCCTCAGTCTACAGCAGATCAGCAGAGTGGCTCTGAGAGGGACTCTCGGCAAAAGAGCATGTGAAGTTGTTTCCAAACTGGGCTTGCCCAATCGCATCATTAGTTTTCTTTCTTACATACCACCTCCAGTAATtgaaatttaa